The Vitis vinifera cultivar Pinot Noir 40024 chromosome 12, ASM3070453v1 genome has a segment encoding these proteins:
- the LOC109123464 gene encoding protein FAR1-RELATED SEQUENCE 5-like encodes MTLSNSVCLQMMQSVKEKTIKREFEVKEEDVVNEDAFIGATYDLGGNGLKQKVLKGISDEEVYKLQFDRIDEAETFYNMLARVAGFSIRKDDLKRDKNGDIISRKWVCSREGQRATKFIENDKRQREPRSLTRVGCEAAFRVGLNRKDGKWIVKEFIGNHNHNLVDAINTQFLRSHRTISNPDKAQVDVLRKVGVKATQIMDYMVKQSGGHEHVGFTQKDIYNHVDAMRRSEIKDGDAEAALAYLCGKAEMDSSFFYKFNIDEES; translated from the exons ATGACGTTGTCAAATTCGGTTTGTCTTCAA ATGATGCAATCGGTGAAGGAGAAAACAATCAAGAGGGAGTTTGAAGTGAAGGAGGAGGACGTCGTCAATGAGGATGCATTTATCGGTGCCACATACGACCTGGGTGGAAACGGTTTGAAACAGAAGGTGTTGAAGGGTATTTCAGATGAAGAAGTCTACAAATTGCAATTCGATCGCATAGATGAGGCTGAAACATTTTACAACATGTTAGCTAGAGTAGCTGGATTTAGTATTCGAAAGGATGATTTGAAGCGAGACAAGAATGGAGATATAATATCTCGAAAGTGGGTGTGTTCTAGAGAAGGGCAGCGAGCGACaaagtttattgaaaatgacaagCGACAGCGTGAGCCACGATCATTGACTAGGGTTGGATGTGAAGCTGCATTTCGTGTAGGCTTGAATAGGAAAGATGGAAAGTGGATTGTAAAGGAATTTATAggaaatcataatcataatttgGTCGATGCTATCAACACACAATTCCTTCGGTCTCATCGAACAATAAGTAATCCCGATAAGGCACAAGTTGATGTTTTGCGTAAAGTAGGTGTTAAAGCCACACAAATTATGGACTATATGGTAAAACAATCAGGGGGACATGAGCACGTCGGTTTCACACAAAAAGATATATACAATCACGTTGATGCAATGCGTAGAAGTGAAATTAAAGACGGTGATGCAGAAGCGGCATTGGCTTATTTGTGTGGAAAGGCAGAAATGGattcctcatttttttataaattcaacatTGATGAAGAAAGTTGA
- the LOC104880859 gene encoding uncharacterized protein LOC104880859 — translation MKLFVNRSFLHLVEDIDSIKKMNWAEFVLSYLVHGIEEFKKKQQSGVCGCLLFLMLFYHEHISFEEKFLPLYTRPSPRITAWGDDEVLDRKRRLKKLGGYANEDLKIWVIENEIRDCVDGNATTMASENEDDEIFVSNLNKDVIKRVDGGKLMEMDKTFQQLKTHLLDMAYGASSSSCDKILAKFEENYTQVKGLFLRSSGKPLRMHEEGTKNDMLSCERSLEDTNNMNVNEHYLHTLSNEKLCTEDLNEKNEDACATSIEVHIIPDENENILPLRRDYGKEPLRALCGYPNHVMKTRSSRERKPSKFKVSPFVQKSRKMVKREASESIPMSIREDVVDTQSFNVLQSLVADYVFNKALSKRFVVSRTFIDVLLQFLPSYASNLLKFV, via the exons ATGAAGCTTTTTGTGAATCGCTCTTTCTTACATCTTGTGGAAGACAtcgattcaataaagaagatgaattggGCAGAATTTGTGTTGTCCTATCTTGTGCACGGGATTGAAGAGTTTaagaagaaacaacaaagtggggtttgcggttgcttattgtttttaatg TTATTCTACCACGAGCATATATCCTTTGAAGAGAAATTCCTACCGCTATATACTCGACCTTCTCCTCGGATTACTGCTTGGGGAGATGATGAAGTATTGGACAGGAAACGAAGATTGAAAAAACTTGGTGGATATGCAAATGAGGAT CTCAAAATATGGGTGATAGAAAATGAGATAAGGGATTGCGTTGATGGAAATGCAACGACAATGGCGAGTGAGAATGAGGACGATGAGATATTTGTATCCAATCTAAACAAAGATGTTATTAAACGA GTTGATGGTGGGAAGTTAATGGAGATGGATAAAACCTTTCAACAATTAAAGACACATCTACTTGATATGGCTTATGGTGCAAGTAGTAGTAGTTGTGATAAAATTTTGGCTAAATTTGAGGAGAATTATACTCAAGTGAAAGGTCTCTTCCTTAGGTCAAGCGGAAAACCTTTGAGAATGCACGAGGAAGGAACGAAGAATGACATGCTCTCATGCGAGAGAAGTTTGGAAGATACGAACAATATGAATGTGAATGAACATTATCTTCACACTTTGTCAAATGAGAAGTTATGCACCGAGGACTTGAATGAaaagaatgaagatgcatgTGCTACATCAATTGAAGTGCATATCATTCCAGACgaaaatgaaaatatcttaCCACTTAGAAGAGATTATGGAAAG GAACCATTACGAGCACTATGTGGTTATCCTAATCATGTCATGAAAACACGTTCATCAAGGGAGAGGAAACCAAGTAAATTCAAGGTCTCCCCGTTTGTACAGAAATCAAGGAAGATGGTAAAACGTGAAGCATCAGAG TCAATCCCCATGTCCATTCGTGAAGACGTGGTGGATACTCAATCATTCAATGTACTTCAATCTCTTGTCGCtgattatgttttcaataaagcGTTGTCAAAAAGGTTTGTCGTGTCTAGAACATTCATAGATGTGTTGTTACAATTTTTGCCTTCATATGCTTCCAATTTACTGAAGTTTGTTtga